A DNA window from Piliocolobus tephrosceles isolate RC106 chromosome 9, ASM277652v3, whole genome shotgun sequence contains the following coding sequences:
- the C9H10orf143 gene encoding uncharacterized protein C10orf143 homolog isoform X3: MKKRACRRLEASGHERGCHQVNTCVLASWGPDDREPPSGGCPPALRPESSQGRLSTGISQNGGRSSAQPCPRCIAGESVRSTAHPSRHLRRRPACMSYIGGYLGSPTSLWAQPLGVFGTDNRRLESEGRVCAHVPWPVSAPLKEPAACGAPPPSGFWQPLLPFIPWLWPLHYPSRLPGNFVTNPFVITPW; the protein is encoded by the exons aaacGGGCATGCAGGAGATTAGAAGCCAGTGGGCACGAGCGTGGCTGCCACCAGGTGAACACCTGTGTCCTGGCGTCGTGGGGCCCAGACGACCGGGAGCCTCCATCAGGAGGCTGCCCCCCAGCACTGAGGCCAGAGAGTAGCCAGGGCAGGCTAAGTACAGGG ATTTCTCAGAATGGTGGAAGGAGCTCAGCCCAGCCTTGCCCAAGATGTATTGCAGGGGAATCT GTCAGGTCCACTGCCCACCCTTCCCGACATCTGCGCAGGAGGCCAGCCTGTATGTCTTACATCGGGGGGTACCTGGGCTCTCCTACTTCCCTTTGGGCTCAGCCTCTAGGGGTATTTGGGACAGACAACAGGAGACTGGAGAGCGAGGGCAGGGTATGTGCCCATGTCCCCTGGCCAGTGTCTGCTCCTCTGAAGGAGCCAGCAGCATGTGGGGCACCTCCTCCTTCCGGGTTCTGGCAGCCGCTGCTGCCCTTTATCCCTTGGCTCTGGCCCCTGCACTATCCCTCGCGGCTCCCAGGCAACTTTGTGACGAATCCTTTTGTAATAACCCCTTGGTGA
- the C9H10orf143 gene encoding uncharacterized protein C10orf143 homolog isoform X2 — MLALTRWKFDSPAQNSMKKRACRRLEASGHERGCHQVNTCVLASWGPDDREPPSGGCPPALRPESSQGRLSTGISQNGGRSSAQPCPRCIAGESVRSTAHPSRHLRRRPACMSYIGGYLGSPTSLWAQPLGVFGTDNRRLESEGRVCAHVPWPVSAPLKEPAACGAPPPSGFWQPLLPFIPWLWPLHYPSRLPGNFVTNPFVITPW; from the exons aaacGGGCATGCAGGAGATTAGAAGCCAGTGGGCACGAGCGTGGCTGCCACCAGGTGAACACCTGTGTCCTGGCGTCGTGGGGCCCAGACGACCGGGAGCCTCCATCAGGAGGCTGCCCCCCAGCACTGAGGCCAGAGAGTAGCCAGGGCAGGCTAAGTACAGGG ATTTCTCAGAATGGTGGAAGGAGCTCAGCCCAGCCTTGCCCAAGATGTATTGCAGGGGAATCT GTCAGGTCCACTGCCCACCCTTCCCGACATCTGCGCAGGAGGCCAGCCTGTATGTCTTACATCGGGGGGTACCTGGGCTCTCCTACTTCCCTTTGGGCTCAGCCTCTAGGGGTATTTGGGACAGACAACAGGAGACTGGAGAGCGAGGGCAGGGTATGTGCCCATGTCCCCTGGCCAGTGTCTGCTCCTCTGAAGGAGCCAGCAGCATGTGGGGCACCTCCTCCTTCCGGGTTCTGGCAGCCGCTGCTGCCCTTTATCCCTTGGCTCTGGCCCCTGCACTATCCCTCGCGGCTCCCAGGCAACTTTGTGACGAATCCTTTTGTAATAACCCCTTGGTGA